The nucleotide window GGAACGACAACGACATCTCCGGAAGCGACACGACGATCCGTCTCGCCGTCCCGGATGGTTCCCGACCCTCGTTGAATCGAGACGACGAGGTCACTCCCCGGCGCATGTACCGGGATAAACTGGTCCGGTTCGAAGTATCCGAGGACGATCTTCAGTCGCTCGGACCGGAAGATCTCCCGAGTGGAGAACCGTTCAGGGTTGTACTCGCGTTCGGTGTCGAAATTTGTCGCCGGCATTATTTTCCTCCGAACGTGTCACAGCCGAGCGACCACAGGGCAAGTCCAGCGATAAGCGCCGGGATGTGAGCAACGACGAGTAACGGGAGAACGGCGCGCCCAAGTGCGAGAACCTCCCCGAGATGTCGGACGCCGGCTCCGAACAGTGGGAGCGACGCGAGTGCGAGCACAGCAACGACAAGGCGAACTGCGGGTGGTTTGGTGTCGATTTTGTGCCACAGGTGGTGGACGTGATTTCGTATCATTTTAGGCTGGCCTAATCCAGTTTGAAATCTCTGAGGAAGGATCCTAAATTGACTCCCGAACATGTTCACTATTTGTTCTACTACGTTAATATCACTCAGACTTGTGTCGGAATGAACGGGAGAGTTTTCACCGCAACAGAGGCAATTGAGTTTTCCGACGAACACGCCGAGAGCACGCAAATCGTCGAAACGTCCGATTCGGCGGTCTTTGTCTGGAGAGTGAAACCCGGTCAGGAGCTCTCGGGCCATATCCACTCCGACGGCCAAGACACGTGGGTGATGATCCAAGGAACACTCACCTACTATCTTGGAGACGGGCAAACCAAGCAAATCACAGCCGGTCAGGTGGATGTCGATCCAGAGGAAATCGTCCACGGAGGCGTTAACGAAGGGACTGACAACGTGATCTTCGTCTCGATCCATTCAGGTCCGGACATCGGGTATGAAGAAGCTTCCCGGTAGTCTCGATATCTCGTGTGATCGATGGCGGCGCACGGTTCGAAATCACCGGGATCGAGCCTGCTCAATAGATCCTCTACATCTTACACGCGACTTCTAACAACAATTAGGTAGTTGGATAAGTGGCTATAAGATACAGGGCGCAAATTTAGTAGGAATTGATACACTTTACACCGATTCAACTCAGTTAATAAAGCCCTCCTATCACCGCGGGTACCAAGCCATCGGGTGGTCCGCGGTGAGTTCCACCGAGACCGGCTGGTCGAGGTCGAACTCATCGACGTGGTTGTGGAGACAGTGGACCGCGCCGCCGGCGTCAAGCTCGATCCGATAGACGAATGAGGGGCCGACGTACTGCCGCGAGACGATGACGCCGTCCGCTAGGTCAGGGGTCACGGGCGTCGCACGAAGGTCGTCTGGCCGCACGAGGATGTCCACGGATGCGCGGTCGTACACCGTCTCGTACCCCTCCAGTGTGACCGCGTCGACTCGACCGATCGCGGTCTCGACCGACCCGTCACTGAGCTCCCCTTCGAGGAAGGCGGCTTGTCCGAGAAAAGAGGCGACAAACTTCGACTCAGGCCGCTCAAACACCGTCTTCGGACTGCCGACCTGTTCGATCTGGCCGTTGTTCATGACGGCGACGCGGTCGGAGATAGACAGCGCCTCCTCCTGATCGTGGGTGACGGAGACAGCGGTGACACCAGCCTCTTTCAGGATGCGACGAACCTCTTCGCGCATTTTGACGCGGAGGCGCACGTCGAGGTTCGAGAATGGCTCGTCCAAGAGGAGCACCTTGGGCTCGGGCGCAAGCGACCGCGCGAGCGCGATGCGCTGTTTCTGCCCGCCGGAGAGCTGGTCCGGCGTCTTCGCGCCATGGTCGCTCATCTCGACGAGCGCCAACAACTCGTCGACGCGTGCCTCGGTCTCGGTGGCGTCGGCGTCCGTCAGTCCGAACGCGATGTTCTCGCGGACGGTGAGGTGGGGAAACAGCGCGAAGTTCTGGAAGACGATACCCACGTCGCGCCGCTCCGGCGGGACGAACAACCCGTCGCCTGCGACGACCTCGCCGCCAAGCGAGATCCGCCCTTGGGTCGGCTCGTCGAGCCCTGCGATGGTGCGGAGCGTGGTCGTTTTCCCGCAGCCGGACGGGCCGAGGAAAGTCAGGAGCTCCCCGGAATAGACGTCAAGCGAAACATCGTCAACAGCGGTTTCGGGGCCGAACGACTTCGTGACGCCGGACAGCGACAGGACGGGATCGGCCGTCGCATCAGTCGGTCGCTCGTCCGTTTCGGCTGCCCACGGAGGGGCCCCGCGGTTGCCGGCTGTCTCATTAGTCTTGTCGATCGCTCGTGCCATATCGGCTGGGTCCGTGGATATCATCGGTAGTCAGCGGGCGCCGGAGACTAGCGTCCGATACGTACTGTTATACTCTTTAGGTATGCCTAAAACTGTGTCGTTCGAGCCAGTCATAGAATAGTCCTCAACCAAAACATTTCGAGCAATTTTATCCGAATGGATTGTGAATTAAAGTGTCTCCCTCACTCAGGCGTGAAATAAAACAGTTAGAATCGCCCCGTAGAGAGTGTGAGATATATTCAATAAAAAGCACAGAACTGCTGAAACGCACCCTCGTAATGGGTGACTCCCATCAGACTAACAGGATTGTTGTCGCGAGCACACTCGTCACGATGGCGACCGGAAGCCCGACACGAATGAGGTGGACGACGGAGAGATCGACCCCACGT belongs to Halorubrum sp. DM2 and includes:
- a CDS encoding cupin domain-containing protein, with the translated sequence MNGRVFTATEAIEFSDEHAESTQIVETSDSAVFVWRVKPGQELSGHIHSDGQDTWVMIQGTLTYYLGDGQTKQITAGQVDVDPEEIVHGGVNEGTDNVIFVSIHSGPDIGYEEASR
- a CDS encoding ABC transporter ATP-binding protein, translating into MISTDPADMARAIDKTNETAGNRGAPPWAAETDERPTDATADPVLSLSGVTKSFGPETAVDDVSLDVYSGELLTFLGPSGCGKTTTLRTIAGLDEPTQGRISLGGEVVAGDGLFVPPERRDVGIVFQNFALFPHLTVRENIAFGLTDADATETEARVDELLALVEMSDHGAKTPDQLSGGQKQRIALARSLAPEPKVLLLDEPFSNLDVRLRVKMREEVRRILKEAGVTAVSVTHDQEEALSISDRVAVMNNGQIEQVGSPKTVFERPESKFVASFLGQAAFLEGELSDGSVETAIGRVDAVTLEGYETVYDRASVDILVRPDDLRATPVTPDLADGVIVSRQYVGPSFVYRIELDAGGAVHCLHNHVDEFDLDQPVSVELTADHPMAWYPR
- a CDS encoding cupin, which codes for MPATNFDTEREYNPERFSTREIFRSERLKIVLGYFEPDQFIPVHAPGSDLVVSIQRGSGTIRDGETDRRVASGDVVVVPADADRGIRANKEERLEALLVTAPPPTDAEHRPVREGLRTNDFEPEHDQ